CTAAAAAAACTTTAAATCATGATGGAATGGATTTTGCCCATTGTAATAGGGGTTGTAGCATTAATGGCAGGGGTACTGCTCGCTTCAACGGTATTACGCAAAGCCATAGAGAAGAAAAGTACAAATCTTTTAAAGGAGACTGAAGAAAAAGCAGAGGTCATAAAAAAAGAGAAAATCCTGCAGGCAAAGGAAAAGTTTCTTCAGATGAAGGCTGAGCATGAGAAGATTATTAACGAAAGAAACAATGCGGTTTTAAAAAATGAAAACCGACTCAAGCAAAAAGAGACAATGCTATCTCAGAAGTTTGAGGAATTACAGCGAAAAACACGGGAAGTAGAAACCATAAAGGAAAACCTGGGAAGTCAACTGGAGATTTTGAACAAACGGCAAAGCGATCTGGAGAAAGCACATAAACAGCAGGTGGAACAATTGGAAGCTATTTCCGGTTTATCTGCTACTGAGGCCAAAGAACAACTCAAGGAATCGCTTAAGGAAGAAGCCCGTGCAGATGCCATGATATATGTGAAAGATATTGTTGAAGAGGCCAAAATGTCCGCTAATATGGAAGCGAAAAAGGTGGTTATTGAAACTCTTCAACGTACCGCCGCCGATTATGCTATCGAAAATACCGTTTCGGTCTTCCACATCGATAACGATGAGATCAAGGGCCGCATCATCGGCAGGGAAGGGAGAAATATCAGGACACTTGAAGCTCTGACCGGAATTGAGATCATTATCGACGATTCACCAGAAGCCATTATTCTTTCGGGTTTCGACCCCATACGCCGCGAAATTGCACGTCTTTCACTGCATAAACTGGTTACCGACGGAAGGATCCATCCTGCCAGAATTGAAGAAGTGGTGGCCAAAACCAAAAAGCAGGTAGAACAGGAAATCATTGAAACAGGAAAGCGAACTGCCATTGATCTCGGTATGCACAATATGCACCACGAGCTGATCCGGCTTATCGGCAAGATGAAATACCGCTCGTCATATGGGCAAAACCTTCTCCAGCACTCTATTGAAGTCGCCAACCTTTCTGCAACCATGGCCGCGGAATTGGGCCTGAATACCAAAAAGGCAAAGCGTGCCGGATTGCTTCACGACATTGGCAAAGTAGCCGAAAATGAACCGGAATCTCCTCATGCGATCGTTGGTATGAAACTGGCCGAGAAATTTAAGGAAAAACCGGAGATATGTAATGCTATAGGCGCTCATCACGATGAGATAGAGATGGAATCTCTTATCGCTCCCATTGTCCAGGTTTGTGATGCCATTTCAGGCGCAAGACCCGGTGCCAGAAGAGAAGTAGCTGAGGCGTATATTCAAAGGTTAAACAGGTTGGAGGAACTCGCTTTGACCTACCCGGGTGTAGTTAAGACCTATGCCGTTCAAGCCGGTCGGGAACTCAGAGTGATTGTTGGTGCCGATAAAGTATCCGATACCGAAGCCAACCAAATCTCATACGATCTTTCCAGGAAGATCCAGGATGAAATGACGTATCCCGGACAAATAAAGATTACTGTAATTAGGGAAACCAGGGCAATAGCCTATGCGAAATAAAAAAAAGGCGCTATTTAAAGCGCCTTTTTTTTATTCTTCC
This sequence is a window from Bacteroidota bacterium. Protein-coding genes within it:
- the rny gene encoding ribonuclease Y, producing MMEWILPIVIGVVALMAGVLLASTVLRKAIEKKSTNLLKETEEKAEVIKKEKILQAKEKFLQMKAEHEKIINERNNAVLKNENRLKQKETMLSQKFEELQRKTREVETIKENLGSQLEILNKRQSDLEKAHKQQVEQLEAISGLSATEAKEQLKESLKEEARADAMIYVKDIVEEAKMSANMEAKKVVIETLQRTAADYAIENTVSVFHIDNDEIKGRIIGREGRNIRTLEALTGIEIIIDDSPEAIILSGFDPIRREIARLSLHKLVTDGRIHPARIEEVVAKTKKQVEQEIIETGKRTAIDLGMHNMHHELIRLIGKMKYRSSYGQNLLQHSIEVANLSATMAAELGLNTKKAKRAGLLHDIGKVAENEPESPHAIVGMKLAEKFKEKPEICNAIGAHHDEIEMESLIAPIVQVCDAISGARPGARREVAEAYIQRLNRLEELALTYPGVVKTYAVQAGRELRVIVGADKVSDTEANQISYDLSRKIQDEMTYPGQIKITVIRETRAIAYAK